The Thalassotalea sediminis genome includes the window GCAAATGCTCGTCAGCCAATCTATTGCACAAGTCTACCAAGGAGAATTCGAGCTTTCCCGACAACAATGGCGAGTATTGGCAATTCTAGCCACTCATGCGCCTATCAATGCTAAACAAGTAGGTTTACACGCAGATTTAGATAAAATGCCAACAAGCAGAGCAATTAAGGGGCTTATCGCACAGAAGCTGGTCAATAAGAAACAAGACAAAGATGATAAACGTGTACATCTGCTGTCTTTGTCAAAAACAGGTATCAATCTATTTGAGCGATTAATTCCTATTGTTAAGCAACAAGAACAAGCATTACTCTCAGTTTTATCCGATGAAGAAAAAATGAGTTTAGATAATGCGATGAAAAAGTTGGTAATGCAAAGCGAGCGATTAACCAAAAACGAGACTTAAAACGTAGTTAAGTAGTTAGTGTCCAAAAACCTACCTTAAAACTGATCGTATACTTTCCATAAGCACCTGCGCTTTTACGGGTTTAGCGATGTGTAAATTCATGCCAGCGGCAATACTGTTATCTTTATCTTCTTGTCTTGCGTGAGCAGTCATAGCAATGATAGGTAATGATTCAAATTGCTGTTTTTCCCTAATTAGTTTAGTCGCTGTTAAACCATCCATCACCGGCATTTGAATATCCATTAACACAACATCAACAGTACTTTCGTCTAGTTGCGTCAGTGCAACTTCGCCATTTTCAGCCACAATCACATCTGCCCCCATTACGTTAAGTAACTCTTTGGCCACGAGTTGGTTTACCAGGTTATCTTCAACTAATAAAACCTTAACCCCTTTTAGCTGCTGTTTCTTAGCAAGAGAGCTCGGGGTGGGGCTATTAACGTTTTTTTCTGTTGGCTCACTGACAGGCTGAAAACGTTGGCTTTGCAATGCTAAGTGGAGTTGTCTCAAGGTATATCGATATAAAGGAGCGTCGCAAATAACATAAGGTATTTTCGCTTCATCTAGCAGTTGATAAGTTTCACGTAATTGAGCCACATTTGTATGTTGATAAACGGCCAAGACAAAACCACCAGAAGTCTGAGTTGTACCATGATAGAAATACTCAGCAATTTTATGACAGTTTTCTTTCGTAATAACGTCGACACGAACAAATAAAAAACATGTCTTATTCTCAGATATTTGGTGTTGCTTGAAATCATCGAGTCGCTGATATTGATAATCGAGTGCGTCTAGCAACTCAACAAATGAATTGGGCAGTATTGCACCAAATGATTCAACCTTTACGGGATTAGCAATAACCTTTTCACTTTGGTTTTTGGGTTCATCAAAGGGCAATACAAAACTAAACTCTGCACCGGCTAACGGTTTGCTCTTTATTTTAATTTCACCACCAAGTAAATTGACGATACGCTGGCAAATCGATAATCCTAAGCCGGATCCACCATATTTTCTCGTCATAGATTCATCAGCTTGAATAAATGCTTCAAACAGGGTTTTCTGCTTATCTTCCGCGATGCCTATACCAGTGTCTTTAACAGTAAATTTCACGAGATTTTTACTTGCGCTGTTAGCAATGGTATCAACTTTTAGCGCTATACTTCCGTGATCAGTAAATTTAACAGCATTATTCAGTAAATTACTTAACACCTGTACTAGGCGCATATCATCGGTCAAGACTTCTTCAGGTACAGACGGTGAAATATCTACCTGCAAACCAAGCTGTTTCTTTACTACTAAATCAATATTTAGTTTGATAGCACGTTGAACAATATAATCTAAGCTGCAACTGTCTTTTACGATGTTCATATTACCCGATTCTATCTTCGCTAAATCGAGCAGTTCATCGACAAGATGTAATAAGGTATCAGATGCATCTTGTGCATTTACAATATGTTGTTTCTGTTGGTAGGTAAGCATGGTATTTGATAGTAACGAGTGCATACCTTGAATCGCGTTTATCGGCGTTCTTATTTCATGGCTCATGTTTGCCAAAAACTGACTTTTTGCTTTGTTTGCTTGTTCAGCTTGTTCTTTTGCTTTTTCTAACGCGGCATTTACTGCATGTTGTTCG containing:
- a CDS encoding MarR family winged helix-turn-helix transcriptional regulator, which translates into the protein MNTNQFTLTSFFPYQLARLQMLVSQSIAQVYQGEFELSRQQWRVLAILATHAPINAKQVGLHADLDKMPTSRAIKGLIAQKLVNKKQDKDDKRVHLLSLSKTGINLFERLIPIVKQQEQALLSVLSDEEKMSLDNAMKKLVMQSERLTKNET